In Niveispirillum cyanobacteriorum, the following proteins share a genomic window:
- a CDS encoding NAD(P)H-quinone oxidoreductase, giving the protein MTLPTTMRAVEITQPGGPEVLVPTTRPVPQPAAGEVLIKVEVAGVNRPDVVQRQGLYPPPPGASDLPGLEVSGTIAALGDGVTGWQVGDRVCALLGGGGYADYATAPAGQVLPVPDGLDMVQAAALPETVFTVWTNVVERAGLSAGESFLVHGGTSGIGTIAIQLAKALGATVFATAGGADKVEACRSLGADHAIDYKTQDFVSVVKEATGGKGVNVVLDMVGGDYLPRNIDCLALEGRHVSIAFLRGPKVEVNLAPIMMKRLTLTGSTLRARTTAQKAALAATVREKVWPLVTGGQVRPVIAKTFPLDAAADAHRLMESSTHIGKIMLVL; this is encoded by the coding sequence ATGACCCTGCCCACCACCATGCGCGCCGTTGAGATCACGCAGCCCGGCGGGCCAGAGGTCCTGGTGCCCACCACGCGGCCCGTCCCCCAACCGGCCGCTGGCGAGGTGCTGATCAAGGTGGAAGTTGCGGGCGTCAACCGGCCCGATGTGGTGCAGCGTCAGGGTCTTTACCCGCCGCCGCCCGGTGCGTCGGACCTGCCGGGCCTGGAAGTGTCCGGCACCATCGCGGCCCTGGGCGACGGCGTGACGGGCTGGCAGGTGGGCGACAGGGTCTGCGCCCTGCTGGGTGGTGGCGGCTATGCCGACTATGCCACGGCCCCGGCGGGACAGGTGCTGCCCGTGCCCGATGGGCTGGACATGGTGCAGGCCGCCGCCTTGCCGGAGACGGTTTTCACTGTCTGGACCAATGTGGTCGAACGCGCCGGCCTGTCGGCGGGTGAGAGCTTCCTGGTGCATGGCGGCACGTCGGGCATCGGCACCATCGCCATTCAGCTTGCCAAGGCCCTGGGCGCCACCGTCTTCGCCACCGCCGGCGGGGCCGACAAGGTGGAGGCCTGCCGCAGCCTAGGTGCCGATCATGCCATCGACTACAAGACCCAGGATTTCGTTTCGGTGGTGAAAGAAGCCACGGGTGGCAAGGGCGTCAATGTCGTTCTGGATATGGTGGGCGGCGATTACCTGCCTCGCAACATCGACTGTCTGGCGCTGGAAGGCCGTCACGTCTCCATCGCCTTCCTGCGTGGACCCAAGGTGGAGGTGAATCTGGCACCCATCATGATGAAGCGGCTGACCCTGACCGGCTCCACCCTGCGCGCCCGCACAACCGCGCAGAAGGCGGCGCTGGCGGCGACCGTCCGGGAAAAGGTCTGGCCGCTGGTAACGGGTGGTCAGGTGCGCCCCGTGATTGCCAAAACATTCCCCCTGGATGCCGCTGCCGACGCCCACCGGTTGATGGAAAGCTCTACCCATATCGGTAAGATCATGCTGGTTCTGTAA
- a CDS encoding DUF799 domain-containing protein has protein sequence MRMIKLLSAGLLLLGLSACATPEIPKKDFSAFRDQHPRSIVVVPVVNKSTQVDAADNFLVTLPGALAEKGYYVFPVHMVKRFMEDEGLADANLVHSADPTRVANLFGADAVMFVSLEKWDSAYAVLATTTTVSLSYVLKHGKTGQTIWTDEVTLAYSPQAQNSGGNLLASLIAQAVIAAVERAKPSYLPLANQANSMALYAPGHGMPTGPYDANHGKDY, from the coding sequence ATGCGGATGATCAAACTCCTCTCGGCGGGCCTGCTGCTGCTGGGCCTGTCCGCCTGCGCCACGCCGGAAATTCCCAAGAAGGATTTCAGCGCGTTCCGTGACCAGCACCCGCGTTCCATCGTCGTCGTGCCCGTGGTCAACAAAAGCACGCAGGTCGACGCGGCTGACAATTTCCTGGTTACCCTGCCGGGTGCCCTGGCGGAGAAGGGCTATTACGTCTTCCCCGTCCATATGGTGAAGCGGTTCATGGAGGATGAGGGGCTGGCCGATGCCAACCTCGTCCATTCCGCCGACCCGACACGGGTCGCCAATCTGTTTGGTGCCGATGCGGTCATGTTCGTGTCGCTGGAAAAGTGGGATTCGGCCTATGCCGTTCTGGCCACCACGACGACCGTCTCCCTGTCTTATGTGCTGAAGCATGGCAAGACCGGCCAGACAATCTGGACGGATGAGGTCACCCTGGCCTATTCCCCGCAGGCACAGAACAGCGGCGGCAACCTGCTGGCCAGCCTGATTGCCCAGGCAGTTATTGCGGCGGTGGAGCGGGCTAAGCCCAGCTATCTGCCGCTGGCCAATCAGGCCAACAGCATGGCTCTGTACGCCCCCGGTCACGGTATGCCGACAGGTCCATATGATGCCAATCACGGCAAGGATTATTGA
- a CDS encoding ribbon-helix-helix domain-containing protein, whose amino-acid sequence MTEVRKRSVMVAGHPTSVTLEEPFWDALKELAAAEGVSVNALIERIDATRTGNLSSALRVYVLAAFRN is encoded by the coding sequence ATGACCGAAGTGCGCAAACGCTCCGTCATGGTCGCCGGCCATCCGACCAGCGTCACTCTGGAAGAACCCTTCTGGGACGCGCTGAAGGAACTGGCGGCGGCGGAAGGCGTCTCCGTCAACGCTTTGATCGAACGCATCGACGCCACCCGCACCGGCAATCTGTCCAGCGCGCTCAGGGTCTATGTGCTGGCGGCGTTTCGAAACTGA
- a CDS encoding TIGR00266 family protein: MTQWFFHDDDDRVGPLDGQAALDYVRAHPDAFCWRNGMAEWLPVRAVAELSPQDSPWGSPGAPPPPTRGGGRYSRADQIDFKIHGQEMQFVEVELDPGESAIAEAGAMVYKDPTVEMNTIFGDGNESGGFLDKLIGAGKRVLTGESLFTTVFTQQGRGKARVAFAAPFPGTILPLNLADLGGGLICQKDSFLAAAKGVSIGIHFQRRILTGLFGGEGFIMQRLTGDGWVFAHVGGTVMERQLAPGEVLHVDTGCVAAFTPDIDFDLVQVGGVKSVLFGGEGLFFATLRGPGRVWIQSLPFSRLAGRMLSAAMPGAGKGEGSVLGPLGDIVMGGKR; the protein is encoded by the coding sequence ATGACGCAATGGTTCTTCCACGATGATGACGACCGGGTCGGCCCGCTGGACGGGCAGGCGGCGCTGGATTATGTGCGCGCCCATCCGGATGCCTTCTGCTGGCGCAATGGCATGGCCGAATGGCTGCCGGTGCGCGCCGTGGCCGAACTGTCGCCGCAGGACAGTCCCTGGGGCAGCCCAGGTGCCCCGCCGCCCCCGACGCGTGGCGGCGGCCGCTACTCCCGCGCCGACCAGATTGATTTCAAGATCCACGGGCAGGAGATGCAGTTCGTGGAGGTCGAACTGGACCCCGGCGAAAGTGCGATCGCCGAGGCTGGGGCCATGGTCTACAAGGACCCGACCGTCGAGATGAATACCATCTTTGGCGATGGCAACGAATCGGGCGGCTTCCTGGACAAGCTGATCGGCGCTGGCAAGCGCGTTCTGACCGGCGAAAGCCTGTTCACCACTGTCTTCACCCAACAGGGACGCGGCAAGGCCCGCGTGGCCTTCGCGGCCCCGTTCCCCGGCACCATCCTGCCCCTCAACCTTGCTGATCTGGGCGGTGGCCTGATCTGCCAGAAGGACAGTTTCCTGGCGGCGGCCAAGGGCGTCTCGATCGGCATTCATTTTCAGCGCCGGATCCTGACGGGCCTGTTTGGCGGTGAAGGCTTCATCATGCAGCGCCTGACGGGCGACGGCTGGGTCTTCGCCCATGTCGGCGGCACCGTCATGGAACGGCAATTGGCACCGGGGGAGGTGCTGCATGTCGATACCGGCTGCGTGGCCGCCTTCACGCCCGATATCGATTTCGATCTGGTACAGGTCGGCGGCGTGAAATCCGTCCTGTTCGGCGGGGAGGGGCTGTTCTTCGCCACCCTGCGCGGCCCCGGCCGCGTCTGGATCCAGTCCTTGCCCTTCTCCCGCTTGGCCGGCCGCATGCTCTCCGCCGCCATGCCGGGGGCCGGCAAGGGCGAAGGCAGTGTCCTGGGTCCCCTGGGCGACATTGTTATGGGCGGCAAGCGGTAA
- the zapE gene encoding cell division protein ZapE: MTDGPLSVYRARRGTGTLKADPAQELAAEKLESLWHALKGYRPATGQTGWRARLGLTRRPDPAPQGLYIYGDVGRGKSMLMDLFFETAPVEEKVRVHFHAFMLRVHERLHAIRGEGRAKGDEVVEVAKEIAAEGWLLCFDEFHVTDITNAMILGRLFTALFDLGVVVVATSNWPPEDLYKDGLNRQLFLPFIALLKERLDVLHLASARDYRLARLMGAKVYHYPLTAGTAQAMAQTFADLTDNATPTATHLTVQGRRVDVPRCAKGVAWFTFDELCARPLGAGDYLAIATHYHTVLIDMVPRLPEALRNEAKRFMTLIDALYEHKVNTIIAAEVAPERIYAEGTHAFEFQRTISRLMEMQSQDYLAREHLT, from the coding sequence ATGACCGACGGCCCCCTTTCCGTCTACCGCGCCCGTCGCGGCACCGGCACGCTGAAGGCCGATCCGGCCCAGGAACTGGCGGCGGAGAAGCTGGAAAGCCTCTGGCATGCCCTGAAGGGCTATCGGCCTGCGACCGGACAGACCGGCTGGCGGGCGCGCCTGGGCTTGACGCGCCGGCCCGATCCCGCCCCCCAGGGCCTTTACATCTATGGCGATGTCGGTCGCGGCAAATCCATGCTGATGGACCTGTTCTTCGAAACCGCCCCGGTGGAGGAGAAGGTGCGGGTGCATTTCCACGCCTTCATGCTGCGCGTGCATGAACGGCTCCACGCCATCCGGGGCGAAGGCCGCGCCAAGGGCGACGAGGTGGTGGAGGTCGCCAAGGAGATCGCGGCGGAGGGCTGGCTGCTCTGTTTTGACGAATTCCACGTCACCGACATCACCAACGCCATGATCCTGGGTCGCTTGTTCACGGCTTTGTTCGATCTGGGCGTGGTGGTGGTGGCGACCAGCAACTGGCCCCCCGAAGATCTGTACAAGGATGGCCTGAACCGGCAGCTGTTCCTGCCCTTCATCGCCCTGCTGAAGGAACGGCTGGATGTGCTGCATCTGGCCTCGGCGCGGGATTACCGTCTGGCCCGGCTGATGGGGGCCAAGGTCTATCACTATCCGCTGACGGCGGGCACGGCACAGGCCATGGCCCAGACCTTCGCTGACCTGACCGACAATGCCACGCCCACTGCCACGCACCTGACGGTGCAGGGCCGCCGCGTGGATGTGCCGCGCTGTGCCAAGGGGGTGGCCTGGTTCACCTTTGACGAACTCTGCGCAAGGCCTCTCGGGGCCGGCGATTACCTCGCCATCGCCACCCATTACCACACCGTCCTGATTGACATGGTGCCCCGCCTGCCAGAGGCACTGCGTAATGAGGCCAAGCGCTTCATGACCCTGATCGACGCGCTCTATGAGCATAAGGTGAACACCATCATCGCCGCCGAGGTGGCCCCCGAACGCATCTATGCCGAAGGCACCCACGCGTTCGAGTTTCAGCGCACCATCAGCCGCCTGATGGAAATGCAAAGCCAGGACTATCTGGCGCGAGAGCATCTGACGTGA
- a CDS encoding substrate-binding periplasmic protein gives MNMPIRPTLAAIAALFVFLVALPAASAGAACHLRIVWTELPPYQTVGADGKPSGIDIELVSEASRRMPCAIDWEFAPRPRALLLVQEGKADAVVGVGRTVEREAFGIFSQPIREGRNVLIVRKGYAAKFPYQNLTSLAASPFRLGVVSGSRYSQEFEDLTRSGALSDNIIPVQNGESAMAMLMRDRIDGFIDGYRIALNRAAQLGLADDIDVHPMFVNEHKAFALFSQAANIDPAIITRFNAVIMGMEADGTITRIISNYGS, from the coding sequence ATGAATATGCCCATCCGCCCCACGCTGGCCGCCATTGCGGCCCTTTTCGTGTTTCTGGTCGCCTTGCCGGCGGCCAGCGCAGGCGCGGCCTGCCACCTGCGCATTGTGTGGACGGAGTTGCCGCCCTATCAGACGGTGGGCGCGGATGGAAAGCCGTCGGGCATCGATATCGAACTGGTAAGCGAGGCCAGCCGGCGCATGCCCTGCGCCATCGACTGGGAATTTGCACCACGTCCGCGCGCCCTGCTGCTGGTGCAGGAGGGCAAGGCCGATGCGGTCGTCGGCGTGGGCCGCACCGTGGAGCGGGAGGCGTTCGGCATCTTCTCCCAGCCCATCCGCGAGGGGCGCAATGTCCTGATCGTGCGCAAAGGCTATGCCGCCAAGTTCCCCTATCAGAACCTGACGTCCCTGGCGGCCAGTCCGTTCCGGCTGGGTGTGGTATCGGGGTCCCGCTACAGCCAGGAATTCGAGGATCTGACGCGCAGCGGCGCTCTCTCCGATAATATCATCCCGGTTCAGAACGGGGAGAGCGCCATGGCCATGCTGATGCGCGACCGCATCGATGGGTTCATCGATGGGTACCGTATCGCGCTGAACCGTGCGGCGCAGCTGGGTCTGGCGGACGATATCGATGTGCATCCGATGTTCGTCAATGAACACAAGGCCTTCGCCCTGTTCAGCCAGGCCGCCAATATCGACCCCGCCATCATCACCCGCTTCAATGCCGTGATCATGGGGATGGAAGCCGATGGCACCATTACCCGCATCATCAGCAATTACGGCAGTTGA
- a CDS encoding DUF1013 domain-containing protein, with amino-acid sequence MAQPLMPKATAVWLVENTSLTFEQVAEFCGMHELEVQAIADGEVAVGMVGRDPVAGGELTAEEIARVEANPNLKLRMRVQDLPQPVARSKGPRYTPVTKRGDKPDAIAHLLKAHPELSDAQICKLIGTTKPTIAAVRDKTHWNAANIKARNPVLLGLCSQRELDAALERARRGRPEPETPDMDAVDEDMDPAVAEDEE; translated from the coding sequence ATGGCACAGCCCCTGATGCCGAAGGCCACCGCCGTCTGGCTGGTCGAGAACACCAGTCTCACCTTCGAGCAGGTTGCGGAATTCTGCGGCATGCATGAGCTTGAAGTGCAGGCCATTGCCGACGGCGAAGTGGCGGTGGGCATGGTTGGCCGTGACCCGGTGGCCGGCGGCGAACTGACGGCGGAAGAGATCGCCCGCGTCGAAGCCAACCCCAACCTGAAGCTGCGTATGCGTGTGCAGGACCTGCCGCAGCCGGTGGCCCGGTCCAAGGGTCCGCGCTACACCCCGGTGACCAAGCGCGGGGACAAGCCGGATGCCATCGCCCACCTGCTGAAGGCCCATCCGGAACTGTCGGATGCGCAGATCTGCAAGCTGATCGGCACCACCAAGCCGACCATCGCCGCCGTGCGCGATAAGACCCACTGGAACGCCGCCAATATCAAGGCGCGCAACCCGGTCCTGCTGGGTCTGTGCAGCCAGCGTGAACTGGACGCCGCCCTGGAACGCGCCCGCCGTGGCCGCCCGGAACCGGAAACCCCGGACATGGACGCCGTGGACGAGGATATGGACCCGGCGGTGGCCGAGGACGAAGAGTAA
- a CDS encoding DUF2336 domain-containing protein — protein sequence MTDRPDKALPVEAYERAKELARSGAPAQRAELALQPETPPELLYYLADDDDPLVRRAVAFRSETPVQAAPRLARDLDTEVRVLLSRKLARALPHLTGAEHAAIRDLAHHALTMLAADQVVRVRAALAGALRDVASAPPGLIAGLARDVAREVAEPILRGCVNLADEELVAIIAAQPVPWVLEAIARRDHVSAPVAEAVAATGDPVATASLLANPGAALSDRAMSRLVEKPLSAMDMTKTTAKPLLPPSLLGKLARIVEDSIKGELAGQGFDRQERQEVVEVTQRRLDWARDYVKREPPEAKAARLKAEGKLDEAAIWDALSWGDKPFVREALALRADLPAELVQRIIDTQSARAITALAWRAGLSMRCARLLQLKSGLPPPKLLNARHGVDYPMNEAEMRWQLGLFGVE from the coding sequence ATGACCGACCGGCCCGACAAAGCGCTGCCGGTTGAGGCCTATGAACGGGCCAAGGAACTGGCCCGCAGCGGCGCCCCGGCCCAGCGTGCCGAACTGGCGCTGCAACCGGAAACACCGCCGGAACTGCTCTATTATCTGGCCGATGATGACGATCCGCTGGTCCGCCGCGCCGTCGCGTTCCGGTCCGAAACGCCGGTGCAGGCCGCACCCAGGCTGGCGCGTGATCTGGACACGGAAGTACGCGTGCTGCTGTCGCGCAAGCTGGCGCGGGCATTGCCGCACCTGACGGGGGCGGAGCATGCGGCCATCCGGGACCTGGCCCACCACGCCCTGACCATGCTGGCCGCCGATCAGGTGGTGCGGGTGCGCGCCGCCTTGGCCGGGGCGCTGCGCGATGTCGCATCCGCCCCGCCCGGCCTGATCGCCGGTCTGGCCCGCGATGTGGCGCGGGAGGTGGCGGAACCCATTCTGCGCGGCTGCGTCAATCTGGCGGACGAAGAACTGGTCGCCATCATCGCGGCCCAGCCCGTGCCCTGGGTCCTGGAGGCCATCGCGCGGCGCGACCATGTCTCCGCCCCCGTCGCAGAGGCGGTAGCGGCGACGGGCGACCCGGTGGCCACCGCCAGCCTTCTGGCCAATCCCGGTGCGGCCCTGTCCGACCGGGCCATGTCACGGCTGGTGGAAAAGCCCTTGTCCGCGATGGACATGACCAAAACAACCGCCAAGCCGCTGCTGCCGCCCTCGCTGCTGGGCAAGCTGGCCCGGATTGTCGAGGACAGTATCAAGGGCGAACTGGCAGGCCAGGGGTTTGACCGGCAGGAACGGCAGGAGGTGGTGGAGGTTACCCAGCGCCGCCTGGACTGGGCCCGCGATTACGTGAAGCGGGAACCGCCCGAGGCCAAGGCCGCCCGCCTGAAGGCCGAAGGCAAGCTGGACGAGGCCGCCATCTGGGATGCCCTGTCCTGGGGCGACAAGCCGTTCGTGCGGGAAGCACTGGCCCTGCGCGCCGATCTGCCAGCAGAGCTGGTGCAGCGGATCATCGATACGCAGAGCGCCAGGGCCATCACCGCGCTGGCCTGGCGCGCGGGACTGTCCATGCGCTGCGCCCGGCTGTTACAGCTTAAATCCGGCCTGCCGCCGCCCAAGCTGCTGAATGCCCGGCATGGGGTGGATTACCCGATGAATGAGGCGGAGATGCGCTGGCAACTGGGGCTGTTCGGGGTGGAATAG
- a CDS encoding CsgG/HfaB family protein: MAQQAPPAVKALKRKIAIGRFTNETRYGKALLTADQIDPLGRQTSDMLSARLVDSGKFVVLERSDLDIIKGEQKLGGTAGNIVGADVLIIGSLTEFGRQTEGQSGFLSNTKKQVARAKVEVRVVDVRTGVAFFTTSGVGEAAVENGTVMGFGSQAAYDATLNDKAIGAAISDMMNGLVAKLESRPWRADVLKVDGARVFISGGARQGVKAGDRLAVLKPGERVKSPQTGFEIELPPTKLVDIEVESTFGDSEVNEGAVARVLSGSLAAAGQAALIVGESQ, from the coding sequence GTGGCACAGCAGGCGCCGCCCGCTGTGAAGGCCTTGAAGCGTAAAATCGCCATCGGGCGTTTCACCAACGAAACCCGCTATGGCAAGGCGCTGCTGACGGCGGATCAGATTGATCCCTTGGGCCGTCAGACGTCCGACATGCTGTCCGCGCGTCTGGTCGATTCCGGCAAGTTCGTCGTGCTTGAACGCTCGGATCTCGACATCATCAAGGGCGAGCAGAAGTTAGGTGGCACGGCCGGCAACATTGTCGGCGCGGATGTTCTGATCATCGGATCACTGACGGAGTTTGGCCGCCAGACCGAGGGGCAGTCCGGCTTCCTCAGCAACACCAAGAAGCAAGTTGCTCGCGCCAAGGTCGAAGTCCGCGTTGTCGATGTGCGCACGGGCGTGGCCTTCTTCACGACCTCCGGTGTGGGTGAGGCGGCAGTGGAAAACGGCACTGTCATGGGGTTCGGCAGTCAGGCCGCCTATGACGCGACCTTGAATGACAAGGCAATCGGCGCCGCCATTTCTGACATGATGAATGGTCTGGTGGCCAAGCTGGAATCCCGCCCCTGGCGTGCGGATGTCCTGAAGGTTGACGGCGCTCGTGTCTTCATCAGCGGTGGTGCCCGGCAGGGTGTCAAGGCGGGTGACCGTCTTGCCGTTCTGAAGCCCGGTGAACGGGTCAAAAGCCCGCAGACGGGCTTCGAGATTGAGCTGCCGCCCACCAAGCTGGTGGATATCGAGGTGGAATCCACGTTCGGCGACAGTGAAGTGAACGAGGGGGCCGTGGCCCGCGTCCTCTCCGGCTCGCTGGCCGCGGCTGGTCAGGCCGCTCTCATCGTCGGCGAAAGCCAGTAG
- a CDS encoding dihydroneopterin aldolase, whose protein sequence is MMQPLARPLPYPSPDAQQRDAGQVVLVVRDLVVTTLIGIYDYEYVKPQRLRLNLELALTAATDQPWTHADLVATASRIVTDGHTNLLECLAERLATTLLSDGRAAMALIRLEKLDAFAECEAVGVEIVRAA, encoded by the coding sequence ATGATGCAGCCCCTGGCCCGCCCCCTTCCCTACCCAAGCCCCGACGCGCAGCAGCGCGATGCGGGACAGGTGGTGCTGGTCGTGCGCGATCTGGTGGTGACGACGCTGATCGGCATCTATGACTATGAATATGTGAAGCCGCAGCGCCTGCGCCTGAACCTGGAACTGGCGCTGACAGCGGCCACGGACCAGCCTTGGACCCATGCCGATCTGGTGGCCACGGCCAGCCGCATCGTCACCGACGGCCATACCAACCTGCTGGAATGTCTGGCCGAACGTCTGGCCACTACCCTGCTGTCCGACGGTCGCGCCGCCATGGCCCTGATCCGCCTGGAAAAGCTGGACGCGTTCGCGGAATGCGAAGCGGTCGGTGTGGAGATCGTGCGAGCGGCGTAG
- a CDS encoding DUF4810 domain-containing protein, which translates to MKNRMILAAAMVAALAGCAQPPTGKYMWGNYALTLYDYQQDATKLAQYQEELERLAVTDPKTQKIAPGVFAELGYVRLAKGDVPGAVAMFEREKTAWPESTVFMDKAITAARNGTAAPKTS; encoded by the coding sequence ATGAAGAATAGAATGATATTGGCCGCGGCGATGGTCGCGGCTCTGGCTGGCTGCGCTCAGCCGCCGACCGGCAAATACATGTGGGGCAACTACGCCCTGACCCTCTACGATTATCAGCAGGACGCGACCAAGCTGGCGCAGTACCAGGAAGAGCTGGAACGGCTGGCGGTCACCGATCCGAAGACGCAGAAGATCGCCCCCGGTGTCTTCGCTGAACTGGGATATGTGCGCCTGGCCAAGGGTGATGTCCCTGGCGCTGTTGCCATGTTCGAGCGGGAGAAGACGGCCTGGCCGGAATCGACCGTCTTTATGGACAAGGCTATCACGGCGGCCCGCAATGGCACCGCCGCCCCCAAGACCAGCTGA
- a CDS encoding DUF1192 domain-containing protein, protein MAFDLDELLPTKKVSKPVDLPSLSVGDLQDYIAALEAEIVRVKGAIKDKQEVAAAAAAFFKK, encoded by the coding sequence ATGGCTTTCGACCTGGATGAATTGCTGCCCACCAAGAAAGTGTCCAAGCCCGTGGACCTGCCCAGCCTGTCGGTCGGCGACCTGCAGGACTATATCGCGGCGCTGGAGGCCGAGATTGTGCGCGTGAAGGGCGCCATCAAGGACAAGCAGGAAGTCGCGGCGGCAGCGGCGGCGTTCTTTAAGAAGTAG
- a CDS encoding type II toxin-antitoxin system RelE/ParE family toxin yields MPRQLSFTPSALRDLAAIRDWLLQPGSGQKARAKLRHIRSAMRELATNPVLWPVGAHPGVREIPVDGYRVMYEVHPDTGDVETAGDIRILRIFGPGQDRSQM; encoded by the coding sequence TTGCCCCGGCAGTTATCATTCACGCCGTCTGCCCTGCGTGATCTAGCTGCCATACGCGACTGGTTGCTGCAACCGGGCTCCGGGCAGAAGGCGAGAGCCAAGTTGCGCCATATCCGAAGCGCCATGCGGGAGCTTGCCACCAATCCCGTTCTCTGGCCGGTTGGCGCGCATCCGGGCGTACGGGAAATCCCTGTCGATGGCTACCGCGTCATGTATGAGGTCCATCCCGATACGGGGGATGTGGAGACCGCAGGCGATATCAGGATTTTGCGGATATTCGGACCGGGGCAGGACCGGTCGCAAATGTAA